The region GCCCGTCTGTCTGCGGGGCAACGGCCGCGCGCTTTTCCGACAGCGCGTCCAATTGCGTGTCGCGCCGCTGAAGCTCCACCAGGATTTTAAGGGTCTGCGTCGCGTCGGTCATTTGTTCCCCTCCCGCAGCGAGATTAATTTCTCAAGATTTTTCCCGCCTATCGGGCGGCTGCGCCCCAGTATCCGGGTTGCAAGGTCTATGCGGGCTATATGCTCCAAAGTCTCCATGCGGAACAGCGCCTGCTCCACCGTCGCGCCCCAGGCCGCCGCGCCGTGATTTGCCATCAGCAGCACATCGCGGCTTTTCACATAAGGCCGCATCGCGTCAACCACTTCGCGCGTGCCGGGGGCGCCGTAGGGCGCAAGAGCCACCGGCCCGAGCATAAGCACGGATTCGGCGGTAAGCGGCTTGTCCGGCGCAAGGCCCGCCGCGGCGTATCCGGTGGCCGCCGGAGGATGGGCATGCACCACGGCGCGCGCGTCGGGCCGGACGGAATAAACCAGCAGGTGCATTTTTATCTCGCTGGAGGCTTTGCCGCCGCGCTCCGGCCTGCCTTCCATATCCGTTACCACCATGTCGCGGGGGCGCAAAAACCCCTTGGCCGAGCCGGACGGGGTTATAAGAATGCGCCGCTCATCCAGCCGCGCGCTTATATTGCCGTCAGCGCCTGCCACCAGGCCGGCGGCGTAAAGCCGCCGCCCGGCCTCGGCGATATCGCGGCGCAGGGCAGCCTCGGAACTCATAGTGATATCATAGCTTTTCGCGCCGGCTTAAAAAAGCCCTCCCGTTTTTATACAATCTGTATATGGCTCAACATTTTTCCAATCTCCTGATTGACGTTCTGAACCTGTTCACCACGCCGCTCTACGACGT is a window of Elusimicrobiales bacterium DNA encoding:
- a CDS encoding class II aldolase/adducin family protein, with the translated sequence MSSEAALRRDIAEAGRRLYAAGLVAGADGNISARLDERRILITPSGSAKGFLRPRDMVVTDMEGRPERGGKASSEIKMHLLVYSVRPDARAVVHAHPPAATGYAAAGLAPDKPLTAESVLMLGPVALAPYGAPGTREVVDAMRPYVKSRDVLLMANHGAAAWGATVEQALFRMETLEHIARIDLATRILGRSRPIGGKNLEKLISLREGNK